Genomic window (Candidatus Fusobacterium pullicola):
TATATCTATATGGAGGATTTTATTTAGCTGATAAAAATAGTAATATTGAATTGGAAAAGGAGTATAGAAAAAAAGTTTATAGCTTTGATAATCCTTATATAAAGCTTAATCCATATGGGAGAACACCACTTACAGCTCTTGTGAAAGTTGATGATAGTTTAGCTGGAAAAAAAATTAAAATAACTATATTTGGAGAGTTTGGAAGTGGAAATTATACATACAATACCACTATAAATAAGCTAGGAGAGTTACCAATAGTAGGTCTTTATCCTAAATCTGAGAATAAAATAGCCTTAGAGCTAGAAGATGGAAGAAGAAAGAATATATCAATATTAACAGGGCAATTAGATGATATTCTTCCAGCTATAGTGATAGAGAAGAAAATTCCAGAGAGAATGGAAAAAGGAATGAATTTAGTATCTTTTAATACCAAGGATAGAGCTATGCCTTTTGTTTTTGATATAAATGGGAATATTAGATATGTATTGGATATTTCTTCTACGATAAATAAAGCCTATGTTGGAAAAGAGGGAGAGGATTGGATAGTAGCAAATAATGAGGCTGTTTTTACCTTTGATATATTGGGTAAAGTTTTGAGTACAAGAGAGCCAAAGTATTATGCTGAAAACGAAAATTGGAAGAATGGAGTTTTATTTAGAGAGGTACAGTACCTTCCAAAGATGAATAATCAATTAGCTGTATATGGATTTAGTGATAAAGTAATTTATCCAAGTGGAGTTTTTTCAGAGTTAGGAATTGATAGTAAACAGGAGCTATTCAAAGCAAGATTATATTTTGATAAAAATAACTTTGAAGAGAATAATATACTATCTGGTAGAAGAATAGAACTTTTTTAATGGAATAGGAGAGTGCAATGGAACAAGATAAGGGAACAATTTTAAATGCGATATATATTATATTGTTGGGGATAGTGTTTTATTTATGTAAATATATCTTTATCTCTCAGGATAATCTATTTTCTCTTTATTCTATAATAGGATTTTTCATAATGATGTTGGGAGCATATGTAACTGACAACATGAAATTTCAAAGGTATAAATATAAGATAAGAGGTTATATCTCAGTCATAATAATAGATATTATATGTTTTATGATCTGGTTTTTTTACAGTTGGGATTTATCATTAGTTATTTTTATGCTTATATTTGTATCGTTTCAAGTTTTACTTACTGTACTTATAAGTATAGCAGTATTTAAGTTAAGATATGTCACTATATATGGAAATGGTGAGATGAAAAATAGAGTATTAGATAGTATTCAACATTTCCAAGAGTATCAATATATAGACTTCACTGGAGCAAAGGAGGAATTTCCTAAATTTGTTCAAGAGAATAATATATCACTTATAATTCTATGTAGAGAGAAGTTAGCAAGTAGTGAGATAAGGGAGATACTTGCTATGAAGCTAAAGGGTGTAGAAGTAAAGAGTTATTTTGATTATATGATAGAGAATGAAGGTAAGATAGAGGTAGAGTTTATAACAGAGGAGTGGTTACTTCAAGCTTATGGATTTAAAATCTTACGTAGTCAAATTCAAAATAATATAAAAAGAGTATTTGATATAATTATGGCTATAATAATAGGAGTAATGACACTACCAGTGATGGCTGTAGCTGCTATCATAGTAAGACTTGAGAGTCCTGGACCAATAATATATAGTCAGGATAGAGTAGGAGAGAATGGAAAAGAGTTCAAAGTTCATAAGTTCAGAAGTATGAGAAATGATGCTGAGAAGGATGGAGCTAAATGGGCACAGGTAAATGACCCTAGAGTAACTAAGTTTGGAAACTTTATGAGAAAGACAAGAATTGACGAGTTACCACAACTTATCAATGTTCTAAAGGGAGAGATGAGCTTTATAGGACCTAGACCAGAGAGAATGGTATTTATTAAAGAGTTAGAAAAGGAGATACCATATTATAATTTAAGACACATGGTAAAACCTGGTCTGACAGGATGGGCTCAAGTTATGTATCCGTATGGAGCGAGTGTTGAAGATGCGAGAAGAAAGTTAGAGTATGATTTATACTATATAAAACATCATAGTTTATACCTAGATATGATGATAATGTTTATGACATTTAAAACAGTAGTTTTTGGAAAGGGTAGATAGTTATGTTGACAATTTTTACCCCTGTATATAACAGAGAAGATACTTTGAAAAGATTATATGAGAGCCTTTTAAAACAGAGTTCTAAGGAGTTTCATTGGGTGGTAGTAGATGATGGCTCTACCGATGGAAGTAGAGGGCTAATAAGAGAGTTTCAAATTGAAGCACCATTTGAAATAACATATAAATATGTAAAAAATGGTGGAAAGATGAGAGCTATTAACGAGGGAGTGAGTTTAGCTAAGGGAGAGTTTTTCCTAATTGTTGATAGTGATGACTATATATCTGAAAATTGTGTAGAGATAGTTTTAAGTTATGGAAAAGAGCTACCCAAGTCTATGGGAGGAATGATATTTAGGAAGATAGATATGGAAACTAATAAAATTAGTGGAAAACCATATCCTAAAAAGGTAATTGACTCTTCTCCGATAGAGATAGTATATAATCTTGGAATTGATGGAGATAAGGCAGAAGTTTTTAGAACAGATATATTGAGAGAACATCCATTTCAAGTTTATCCAGGGGAGAAATTCATTCCAGAGGCGATAGTATGGGTAAAAATTGGTCAAAGATACAAAATGAGGTATGTAGATGAGGGAATATACTATTTTGAATATCTTGAAGATGGTTATACTAGAAATTTTAACAAGCTGATGAGAAGTAACCCACAAGGATTTAGAGAGTATTATAAATTTATGCTCTCATTTCCATTACCAATAAAAAATAAGATAAAATTTGTAATTAGGTATATACAATCAAGTTACTATACTCTTAGAGCTAGAGGAGGAGAAAAATGAAAATACTCCATATAATAACATCACTAGAGTTAGGTGGAGCAGAGAGATTACTTACAGAATTAGTACCATATCAAAAAAATAGTGGACACTTTGTTAAGGTGATGATACTAAGTGATAAGGGAGCAGTATTTAAGAAAGAGTTAGAGGAGAGAGGAGTAGAGGTAGTAGTAGCTAAAAATAACTCCATAAAATCCTTTGGAAATATATTCTCAATTGCTGAGGAGATAAAGAGAGAGAACTATGATATAGTACATGCTCATCTTGTACATGCTCAATATTGGACAAGGTTAGCTAAAATATTTGATAAAAATAAAAAGAGAAAATATATAACAACAGAGCATAGTACCTCAAACAGAAGAAGAGATTCAAAGTTAATGAGAAGAATAGATAAATTTGTATTTGGTGGCTTTGACAAGATAGTTAGCATCTCGGAAGCTACAGAGAATAGCCTAAAGAATTGGTTAGGTAGAGATGATAAGAGCTTTGAAATAGTATACAATGGTATAGATATAAAGGAGTTTCAAGATGTAGAACCATATTCAAAAAGTGAATTTGGTTTTAAAGAGGAAGATTATCTATTGATGATGGTATCTAGATTTCATGAATCTAAAAATCAAAGAGGATTAGCAGAAGCTTTGATGTGGTTACCTGTTAAATATAAATTGATTTTTGTGGGAGATGGAAAGCTAGAAGAGAGTGTAAAAAAATATTGTAAAGATAATAATTTGATAAATAGAGTAAGATTTTTAGGAATGAGAAAGGATATACCAAGACTTTTAAAAACAGCAGATGTTGTTGTTCAATACTCATTCTTTGAGGGATTTGGAATAACTGCTGTAGAAGGAATGGCAAGTGGAAAGCCATTGATAGCTAGTAATGTTCCTGGATTGAGTCAAGTTGTAGAGGGAGCAGGGTATCTAGTTGATGTTAATAATTCGAAAGAGTTGGCAAAGGCTATACTGTCATTAAGAAATTTTGGAGCTTATGATGAGCTTTCTAGAAAATCTTTAGAAAGAAGTAAAAAGTATACAATAGAGTGGTGTGCTAATAATTATTTAAAGTTGTATGAAAGGGAGTTAGAATGCTAGGTTATTTTGGAATTTTTACTTTTTTGGGGTTGGGAAGTATAATAGAACAAATGACTGAGAATAAAAGGATGAGAGAGAAAATTTTTATTTTTTCTCTTCTCCTTTTAATTTTATTTTTTGGACTAAGAGGGTATATTGGGTATGATTGGTACTCATACAAACCTAATTTTGATGTCATTCCAACTTTTATAGAGATAGTAAGGGGAGATTTACAAAATTTTAATTTTGGATATGAGATTGGATTTCAGATATATACAGTTATCATAAAGAGTTTTACTTCAAACTATTTTATCTATAACTTTATAAATACATCTGTGGATATGATAATTTTATTCTTTGTGTTGAGAAGATATTCAAACTATCCAATTTTATCTCTACTTATATTTTTTGGAGTATATGGAATTGCTTTAGAGATAGATATGCTTAGAAACGTTAAGAGTATAATGCTTTTTTTACTATCCATAGAGTATATTGAGAGAAGGGAGATTCTAAAATTTGGAGCATTAAATATTCTAGGAATACTGTTTCATACTAGCTCACTACTCTATCTCCCAATGTACTTTATACTGAATATAAAGTGGAATAAGAAGATAATTCTATTACTATTTATTTTGGGAAGCATATATTATTTTTCTGATTTAAGAATTATGATGAGGATAATAAAGGAGTATAATAATATTTTACCAACAGGTGTTGGGAGAAAATTATCTGGATATTTTAGCATAATACCTTTGGATTTTCCTTTAGGATGGAGTGTTTACTATATAGAGAGATTAATATTTTTTCTGTTAGCTTGGAGTGCTAGTGAAACCTTGCAAAATAAAAAATATGGGAATATAATGTTAAATTCATTGTATATATCGATATTTTTCTTTCTATATTTATCAGAGTTTTCAATTATGGCTATGAGATTTGGAATTCTCTTTGTGTATTCATATTGGTTTATACTACCAATGTTACTAGATATTTATCCAAAGGCTGTAATAGTTATTTTAGCCATAGCTATATCAATTTTTAGAATTGATAATCAGATAAACTTTATAGGGGATAGAGAGGTATATTCATACCAAAATATTTTAATAAATAGTTCAAGTGTAGATGTCCAGAGAAGAAAGATAGAACTTTCAACTAAGTATAAAGAGTATGGGCATGGGAAAGAGATATCATTACTTTTTTAAGGAGATGGATATATGAAGTTGATGTTTGTAGCAAACTATATGTGGGATATATATATATTTAGAGCAGGAGTATTGAGAGGGCTTATAGCTGATGGGCATGAGGTGATAGCAGTAGCTCCAGATGATAAAAGAATAGATATAGAGAAGGCTATTCCGGGCTTGAAAGCCATCTCTATAAAATTGAATAAAAGAGGGATAAATCCTATAGAGGATTTAAAATTGGTAAGGGAGTTATATACTCTATATAAAAAAGAGAATCCAGACTTAATTTTTCACTATACTATTAAGCCAAATATATATGGAAGTATAGCAGCTAAGTTAGCAGGAAAAAAATCAATAGCTATATTGACAGGTTTGGGATACTCATTCATTCAAAAATCATTGGTATCAAAAATAGCAGTAGCCTTATATAGATTCTCTTTGAGATTTTCACAGGAGATATGGGTATTGAATGAAGATGATAAAAATACTCTTATATCTAAGGGAATTGGAGATGAGAAGAAAATCTTTATCTTACCTGGAGAGGGTACAGATTGTGATAGATTCAAACCTCTTCCCATGAAAAGAGATGACGAGAAAGTAGTATTTTTGATGATAGCTCGAGCTTTTTTAGATAAGGGATTTAAAGAGTATGAGGAAAGTGCCAGAAGAATTAGAAAAAAATATGGTGAGAGAGTAGAATTTTGGTATTTGGGAGCTCTTGGAGAGAATGCTGTATCTGGAATAACTAGGGAGTATATGGATAATATTGTTGCTGAGGGGGTATTGAACTACCTAGGAACTGTTGATAGACCGGAGGAGATAATAAAAGAGTGTGATGCAATAGTTTTACCATCATATAGAGAGGGAATATCTAAAACTCTACTTGAGGGAGCAGCTATGGGAAAACCTATAATAGCTTCAAATGTAACAGGTTGTAAAGAGATTGTAGAGAATGGAAAAACAGGGTTTTTAGTTGAGGTAAAAAATATTGAGGATTTAGTAAGAAATATGGAGAAATTTATAGCCCTTTCAAAAAAAGAGAGAGAGGATATGGGAAAATTAGGAAGAGAGAAAGTCTTAAAAGAGTTTGATGAGAAAATAATTGTAAATATATATAGGAAAAAATTAGAAAACTATAACAAATTTTAACTAGTTGATTAAGGAGAAGAGTATGGATATAAGTATTATAGTTCCAATCTATAATGTAGAGGAGTATTTAGTAGAGTGTTTAAAAAGTATATATAAAATAGAAAATTTAAGATATGAAGTTATCTTAGTAAATGATGGTTCTAAGGATACGAGCTACAAGATAATGGAAGATTTTAAGGCTCTATATCCCAATCAGACAGTTCTAATAAATAAGGAAAATGGAGGTTTATCTTCAGCTAGAAATGCAGGATTGAGAGTAGCTAAGGGAAGATATGTGTCCTTTATAGATAGTGATGACTTTATTGATACTGTAGAGTTTGAAAAGTTTGTAATTGAAGGGATAAAGTCTCGTGTAGACATAGCTGTAGGAAATATGAGATACTATGTTCCAGGAAGAATAGGGGAGCCACTATTTAGATCTAAATTGATAAAGGAAGCTGGGACAGTAACAGGAATTGATTTTTTATGGACTCTATTTCAACAGCCGAAATGCTATAGAGAAGAGGTAGTAGATGATATCTATAGAAGAGATTTTTTAATAAAAAACAATCTTTTCTTTAATGAGGAGATTGTTCATGAGGATAGTGAATTTACTACTCTTGCCTATATTAGAGCAAAGAAGATAAAGTATATTGATAAGGCTTTCTACTTCTATAGACAGAGAGAGGGAAGTATAATGAATAAGGTTTCTGAAAAAAGTATGGTTTCCCTTGAAAAAATTTGTGAAAAACTTTTCTTAGAGTTTGAAAAACTTAATAATAACAAAGGAAAGGAAGCTTTAGCTACACTTATCTTAAGTTTTTATTCAACTGTTGTATATAAGAGATATAATGGTGGAGGAGATTATAAGAGAGTTTATAAGAGATATAGAGAGCTGTATGCTGAGTTAAAAAAATATGCTCAAAGTAGTATTGAGTATAAGTTACTATCTTTTTCATTGTTTATTCCAAATATGATGAGAAAAATATTGGGAAAAGAGATAAGTAATGTTCAGAAGGTTCCAAAGTTTTAAGGAGGAATTATGATACCTAAAAAAATTCACTATATTTGGTTGGGAAAAAATCCTTATCCAAATCTTATGGATATCTGTATTAACTCTTGGAGAGAGAAGCTACCAGATTATGAGATTATAGAGTGGAATGAGGAAAATCTAAATTTTTATGAAGAGATTAAAAAGAATAGATTTTTAAAGGAGTGTTACGAAAGGAAACTTTGGGCTTTTCTTTCCGATTATTTCAGAATAAAGGTACTATATGAGCATGGAGGAGTTTATTTAGATACAGATATGCAGATAGTAAAAAATATAGATAATCTTTTAGTAAATAAATTCTTTATAGGAGCAGAGAGTGAGGGAACAATAAGTGCTGGAATAATTGGAGTTATTCCAAAACATTCTCTTATAAATAAAATATTAAAATTTTATGAACAAGATATTTGGAGCGAGCCAATATTTACCATTCCTGATATAATAACTAGAGTTGTAAAAAGAGAGTATGAGTTTCAACAAGAGAGGGATATAATAGAGATAGATAAAGGAATGATTATATATCCACCTAGATATTTCTATCCATACCATTTTACAGAGAATTTTAAATATAGCTGTATAAAAGAGGATACCTATGGAATACACTGGTGGGGAAAGAGCTGGGGGCAGAAAAAAGATTTATCCAAACTATATTTTTTAGAGTTTAAACACTATCGTGGAGTAAAAAAGCTATTAGTGGAGTTACTAATCTCTATGAAACTTATGAAGTTTGTAAAGCAATCAAAACTATTGATAGAGTTAAGTAAAAGGATATAGGTGAGATATTGAAAAGATTAAAACGATTATTTGAAGATAGGTTGATATTAAACTTTTTGCACATACTCAGTGGAGATGCCTTTGCTTCTCTTCTTTCTATATTTTCAATCTCATTTATAACAAAGGGGATAGGTTTAGAAAAATATGGATTTATAGTCTTAGTTCAAGGGGTTGTATCTCTTATAGATGGACTTTTTAACTTTCAATCTTGGCAAGGAGTAATAAAGTTTTTTCCAGAGGTAAGAGATGATGAGAATAGATTAAAATCTTTGATAAAGTTTAGCTATACCTTAGATATGGTAACAGCTTTAATAACCTTTCTAATAATTTTAACTTCAAGCTCGATAATTGGAAGGTTTTATAATTTTAGTAGAGAAGAGATAAATTTACTATTAGTTTTTGCTATTTATGTAATATTTAATATACAGGGAACAGCAATAGGGATATTAAGAAGCTATAATAGATTTGATTATTTACGAAATCAAAGAGTAATAGTAGCAATTATAAACTTTGCTCTTTTGGCTGGAGGATATATATTAAAGCTTGAAATACCATATTTTATCTTAGTATATCTATTCACTAATTTTGTAAACTCTCTACTACTAAACTATTTTGCAATGAAAGAATTGAGAAGAAGAAAGATTTTTGGTATAATGAGAACAAAATTACATTTCAATAGAGAGTTTTTTAAATTTACATGCTTAACAAATATTAATTCTAGCTTGGATATCCCAGTTCAATATTTTGATAATCTTCTGGTAGGGAAAATGTTGTCCCTAGAACAGTTGGGAGTATATAAAATATGTAAAACTATAGCTATTGCTCTGGATAAGATAGGGGCACCTTTGTATCAAACTCTCTACCCCTATTTTTGTGAAAAAATTGTAGAGAAAAATTATGGAGATATTTTCAAAAGATGCTTAAAGATATCAGCTATATTAGGGGTATTTTGTATATTTATACTTTCAGGTATGAATATTATTGGTTTTTCTCTTTTAGAAAAATTCTTTTCTCAAGGATTGAAAAATTATAGCTTAGAGATAAATATATACCTTTTTATGAAGTCTTTAGCTACAGTAACAATTATAGTACACCCTCTATTTTTAGCTATGGGATATATAAAAAGTGAGACTAAGATAATATTTATAGCAAATATGATATATCTTTTTGTACTGTTTTTATTGATAAAGAAATTAGCTCTCATAGGAGTGATACTAGCTTATGGAATACAGGTATTACTTATAGTTTTTATGAAAGGATTTGTAATTTTTGAAAAAAGAGATATTTTAAAAGTAAGTAACTAAATTTATGAGATAAAGGAGAGAAATAATGGCAAGATTATATTATATAGAATTTTCACATATGATGATATTACAACAAGTTGATATAGATATGGAAACAGAGGAGGATATAGTAATAGCTTTAGGGTGTTCACTAAATAAGATACCTAAAAAATATCTGACTGCTGATTATTCTTATTACAATGGAAATATCTGTATATTTAGAAGAACAAAGGCTGAATTGTTAATAGCTTTCAAGAAATATAAGGAGAGCATTTTAAAAAATATAGAAGAGTTAGAGAAAGAGTTAGAGGATTAATTGTTAAAAATTAATATTTTATACAGTTGGAAATTTTAATGAAATAAAAAATAAAAAACTTTAAGAATTATCTGTTGAATAACTCTTGAAGTTTTTTATTTTAAAAAATATTATTTATTTAATTTATCATAAGCAGATAAAATATTAAAAATTTGAAGAGCAACTCCTATTTTTAAGCTATCCTCATCAATATCAAATTTATCATTATGAAGAGGAGCAGTAATTCCTTTTTTCTTATTTCCAACTCCTAAGTTAAAAAATGCTCCAGGAACTTTTTCAACGAAGTATGCAAAATCTTCAACTCCCATATTAGCTAAAGTTTTTACATATATACCACTATCACCAAGTAGCTCTTTTCCATTTTCCTTTACAATATTTATATATTCATCATGGTTGATAAGGGCAGTATAACTATCTCTATATGTAACTTTTCCAGTAGCTCCATATCCTTTAGCAGTAAACTCTACCATTTCTTTAACTCTTTCTTTAACTTTATTTTTAATTTCAGGAGACAGAGTTCTTAGAGTACCTGATACTCTTACATTTTGAGCTACAATATTTTCTTTTTCTCCACCTATAATCTTACCAAAACTTAATACAGCTGAATCTCTAGAGTCAATATTTCTACTTATTACACTTTGTAGGTTAGTAACTATTCCACAAGTAGCAACAATAGCATCAATTCCTTGGCTTGGGTAAGCTCCATGGCAACTTTTTCCTTCAACTTCAATAATTACATCGGTAGAAGAAGCACAGTAAGCTCCATACTTTATTCCAATTACACCACACTCTATAGTAGGGTCAACATGAAGTCCAAATATAGCATCAACACCTTCTAAGCAACCATCTTCAATCATAGGCAAAGCTCCTCCAGTTGTTTCTTCAGCTGGTTGGAATAGTAGTCTTACATTACAAGGTAAAGAGTCTCTGTTTTC
Coding sequences:
- a CDS encoding aryl-sulfate sulfotransferase N-terminal domain-containing protein, whose product is MKLTKKEKIIIACSVTVICFSLYTFNKRDILIEKLANSQILSKSYQESKEKRVIREIDRKINSHTLKEDIKGLSLEKLEVMNDILDNEDFLKVLNSKDKKSYSSEKYLSGDISYDEAALLYNACKGFREFSLLSDKIKNYLTNSFPNLDYNKVVDNEGKVAELILSKDKFLKLTSNKELKEIIRSLNKEQLDKLNAIIGNNSDILEFLNFNEEFLKQVQENSNKLLTSGLPFETLEKFVTLSKKMDELSHLDEGFKNFIGKNMPGIEFKKIYLYGGFYLADKNSNIELEKEYRKKVYSFDNPYIKLNPYGRTPLTALVKVDDSLAGKKIKITIFGEFGSGNYTYNTTINKLGELPIVGLYPKSENKIALELEDGRRKNISILTGQLDDILPAIVIEKKIPERMEKGMNLVSFNTKDRAMPFVFDINGNIRYVLDISSTINKAYVGKEGEDWIVANNEAVFTFDILGKVLSTREPKYYAENENWKNGVLFREVQYLPKMNNQLAVYGFSDKVIYPSGVFSELGIDSKQELFKARLYFDKNNFEENNILSGRRIELF
- a CDS encoding lipopolysaccharide biosynthesis protein: MKRLKRLFEDRLILNFLHILSGDAFASLLSIFSISFITKGIGLEKYGFIVLVQGVVSLIDGLFNFQSWQGVIKFFPEVRDDENRLKSLIKFSYTLDMVTALITFLIILTSSSIIGRFYNFSREEINLLLVFAIYVIFNIQGTAIGILRSYNRFDYLRNQRVIVAIINFALLAGGYILKLEIPYFILVYLFTNFVNSLLLNYFAMKELRRRKIFGIMRTKLHFNREFFKFTCLTNINSSLDIPVQYFDNLLVGKMLSLEQLGVYKICKTIAIALDKIGAPLYQTLYPYFCEKIVEKNYGDIFKRCLKISAILGVFCIFILSGMNIIGFSLLEKFFSQGLKNYSLEINIYLFMKSLATVTIIVHPLFLAMGYIKSETKIIFIANMIYLFVLFLLIKKLALIGVILAYGIQVLLIVFMKGFVIFEKRDILKVSN
- a CDS encoding amidohydrolase, whose translation is MNRENILQNIEKNNQWFINTRRELHKIPELDFELPKTVAYVTSLLDEMGLTYKTGVGKSGIVVDIEGKNKDITIALRADMDALPILECGNKEYSSTISGHMHACGHDVHTAILLGVAKTISENRDSLPCNVRLLFQPAEETTGGALPMIEDGCLEGVDAIFGLHVDPTIECGVIGIKYGAYCASSTDVIIEVEGKSCHGAYPSQGIDAIVATCGIVTNLQSVISRNIDSRDSAVLSFGKIIGGEKENIVAQNVRVSGTLRTLSPEIKNKVKERVKEMVEFTAKGYGATGKVTYRDSYTALINHDEYINIVKENGKELLGDSGIYVKTLANMGVEDFAYFVEKVPGAFFNLGVGNKKKGITAPLHNDKFDIDEDSLKIGVALQIFNILSAYDKLNK
- a CDS encoding glycosyltransferase, with protein sequence MDISIIVPIYNVEEYLVECLKSIYKIENLRYEVILVNDGSKDTSYKIMEDFKALYPNQTVLINKENGGLSSARNAGLRVAKGRYVSFIDSDDFIDTVEFEKFVIEGIKSRVDIAVGNMRYYVPGRIGEPLFRSKLIKEAGTVTGIDFLWTLFQQPKCYREEVVDDIYRRDFLIKNNLFFNEEIVHEDSEFTTLAYIRAKKIKYIDKAFYFYRQREGSIMNKVSEKSMVSLEKICEKLFLEFEKLNNNKGKEALATLILSFYSTVVYKRYNGGGDYKRVYKRYRELYAELKKYAQSSIEYKLLSFSLFIPNMMRKILGKEISNVQKVPKF
- a CDS encoding glycosyltransferase, with product MKILHIITSLELGGAERLLTELVPYQKNSGHFVKVMILSDKGAVFKKELEERGVEVVVAKNNSIKSFGNIFSIAEEIKRENYDIVHAHLVHAQYWTRLAKIFDKNKKRKYITTEHSTSNRRRDSKLMRRIDKFVFGGFDKIVSISEATENSLKNWLGRDDKSFEIVYNGIDIKEFQDVEPYSKSEFGFKEEDYLLMMVSRFHESKNQRGLAEALMWLPVKYKLIFVGDGKLEESVKKYCKDNNLINRVRFLGMRKDIPRLLKTADVVVQYSFFEGFGITAVEGMASGKPLIASNVPGLSQVVEGAGYLVDVNNSKELAKAILSLRNFGAYDELSRKSLERSKKYTIEWCANNYLKLYERELEC
- a CDS encoding exopolysaccharide biosynthesis polyprenyl glycosylphosphotransferase — translated: MEQDKGTILNAIYIILLGIVFYLCKYIFISQDNLFSLYSIIGFFIMMLGAYVTDNMKFQRYKYKIRGYISVIIIDIICFMIWFFYSWDLSLVIFMLIFVSFQVLLTVLISIAVFKLRYVTIYGNGEMKNRVLDSIQHFQEYQYIDFTGAKEEFPKFVQENNISLIILCREKLASSEIREILAMKLKGVEVKSYFDYMIENEGKIEVEFITEEWLLQAYGFKILRSQIQNNIKRVFDIIMAIIIGVMTLPVMAVAAIIVRLESPGPIIYSQDRVGENGKEFKVHKFRSMRNDAEKDGAKWAQVNDPRVTKFGNFMRKTRIDELPQLINVLKGEMSFIGPRPERMVFIKELEKEIPYYNLRHMVKPGLTGWAQVMYPYGASVEDARRKLEYDLYYIKHHSLYLDMMIMFMTFKTVVFGKGR
- a CDS encoding glycosyltransferase family 4 protein, whose protein sequence is MKLMFVANYMWDIYIFRAGVLRGLIADGHEVIAVAPDDKRIDIEKAIPGLKAISIKLNKRGINPIEDLKLVRELYTLYKKENPDLIFHYTIKPNIYGSIAAKLAGKKSIAILTGLGYSFIQKSLVSKIAVALYRFSLRFSQEIWVLNEDDKNTLISKGIGDEKKIFILPGEGTDCDRFKPLPMKRDDEKVVFLMIARAFLDKGFKEYEESARRIRKKYGERVEFWYLGALGENAVSGITREYMDNIVAEGVLNYLGTVDRPEEIIKECDAIVLPSYREGISKTLLEGAAMGKPIIASNVTGCKEIVENGKTGFLVEVKNIEDLVRNMEKFIALSKKEREDMGKLGREKVLKEFDEKIIVNIYRKKLENYNKF
- a CDS encoding EpsG family protein — protein: MLGYFGIFTFLGLGSIIEQMTENKRMREKIFIFSLLLLILFFGLRGYIGYDWYSYKPNFDVIPTFIEIVRGDLQNFNFGYEIGFQIYTVIIKSFTSNYFIYNFINTSVDMIILFFVLRRYSNYPILSLLIFFGVYGIALEIDMLRNVKSIMLFLLSIEYIERREILKFGALNILGILFHTSSLLYLPMYFILNIKWNKKIILLLFILGSIYYFSDLRIMMRIIKEYNNILPTGVGRKLSGYFSIIPLDFPLGWSVYYIERLIFFLLAWSASETLQNKKYGNIMLNSLYISIFFFLYLSEFSIMAMRFGILFVYSYWFILPMLLDIYPKAVIVILAIAISIFRIDNQINFIGDREVYSYQNILINSSSVDVQRRKIELSTKYKEYGHGKEISLLF
- a CDS encoding glycosyltransferase family 2 protein, giving the protein MLTIFTPVYNREDTLKRLYESLLKQSSKEFHWVVVDDGSTDGSRGLIREFQIEAPFEITYKYVKNGGKMRAINEGVSLAKGEFFLIVDSDDYISENCVEIVLSYGKELPKSMGGMIFRKIDMETNKISGKPYPKKVIDSSPIEIVYNLGIDGDKAEVFRTDILREHPFQVYPGEKFIPEAIVWVKIGQRYKMRYVDEGIYYFEYLEDGYTRNFNKLMRSNPQGFREYYKFMLSFPLPIKNKIKFVIRYIQSSYYTLRARGGEK
- a CDS encoding glycosyltransferase, giving the protein MIPKKIHYIWLGKNPYPNLMDICINSWREKLPDYEIIEWNEENLNFYEEIKKNRFLKECYERKLWAFLSDYFRIKVLYEHGGVYLDTDMQIVKNIDNLLVNKFFIGAESEGTISAGIIGVIPKHSLINKILKFYEQDIWSEPIFTIPDIITRVVKREYEFQQERDIIEIDKGMIIYPPRYFYPYHFTENFKYSCIKEDTYGIHWWGKSWGQKKDLSKLYFLEFKHYRGVKKLLVELLISMKLMKFVKQSKLLIELSKRI